The following proteins are co-located in the Trichormus variabilis 0441 genome:
- a CDS encoding HlyD family efflux transporter periplasmic adaptor subunit, translating into MNTLRRQENDFWHRSHQPIPEELPTLEANEFLPHIGKWTSIGGVVVFSIFVVGVALTSVLKYNVTVKVPATIRPVGELKLVQSLVSGKILKIDVAENQMVNEGQAIAYIDDSRLQTQKSQLQNLIQQSQLQLNKIDAQLGEIDAQITAQTNLNDRTTIAAQAELSGTQRNYADQQVKATADMTQAQSALTLARIQKDRLQREKLLTATVRETEAALNLARVQSDRLQREKLLKTTVDEAETGLKLAREQRDRLRRDRLLRTTVQETETALNLAKAQQERLQREQLLAKTVQEAETALNLARVQRDRLQQDKVLTATVQEAAAALSLARVQRERLQPIVASGAIARSFFEEKDQAVISAEARLEQAKANAKNLLEDKEQAVISAEAKLEQAKANAKNLLEEKEQAVKSAEAKLEQAKANAKNLLEEKDQGVITAEAKLEQAKANAKNLLEEKEQAVIAAEAKLEQAKANAKNLQEEKDQALTVAQTNLAKARTEINPNDASVTVASERIKQEQARGEVTLAALKKERETLLQQRLEFQKQLDRNRKELQQAENDLNQSVVRAPIAGTVLQLNLRNPGQVVQASEAIAQIAPLNAPIQIKANVQAQDINKVKPGQQVQMQVSACPYPDYGTLKGTVKTIAPDALPVANNNPQTTTAKTAAYEVIVEPQTPYVGRGDRQCQLKTGMQGKADIISRRETVLRFILRKARLIADL; encoded by the coding sequence GTGAACACCTTACGCCGCCAAGAAAATGATTTTTGGCATCGATCGCATCAGCCAATTCCCGAAGAACTTCCTACGTTAGAAGCTAACGAGTTTCTACCCCATATTGGGAAATGGACAAGTATCGGTGGGGTGGTTGTCTTCAGTATCTTTGTTGTAGGAGTTGCACTAACATCTGTTCTCAAGTACAACGTGACGGTGAAAGTGCCGGCGACTATTCGCCCTGTGGGAGAATTAAAGCTTGTACAGTCATTGGTTAGTGGCAAAATTCTCAAAATTGATGTTGCAGAAAATCAGATGGTGAATGAAGGACAAGCGATCGCCTACATTGATGATTCGCGTCTGCAAACCCAAAAGAGCCAATTACAAAACCTGATTCAGCAAAGTCAACTACAACTCAATAAAATCGATGCACAGTTGGGAGAAATCGATGCTCAAATTACAGCACAGACGAATTTAAACGATCGCACCACTATAGCCGCACAAGCTGAACTTAGTGGTACACAACGCAACTATGCAGATCAGCAAGTGAAAGCTACGGCGGATATGACACAAGCACAATCAGCCTTAACTTTAGCCAGAATCCAAAAAGACCGCCTGCAACGGGAAAAGCTGTTAACGGCGACGGTGCGAGAAACAGAAGCCGCTTTAAATTTAGCCAGGGTGCAAAGCGATCGCCTACAACGGGAAAAGCTCCTAAAAACTACCGTAGATGAAGCGGAAACAGGCTTAAAATTGGCGAGAGAACAACGCGATCGTTTACGGCGGGATAGGCTTCTCAGGACGACTGTGCAAGAAACAGAAACCGCCTTGAATTTGGCGAAGGCGCAACAAGAAAGATTACAGAGGGAACAACTCTTAGCTAAAACTGTGCAGGAAGCAGAAACCGCTTTAAATTTAGCCAGGGTACAACGCGATCGCCTACAACAAGATAAGGTACTTACTGCAACTGTCCAGGAAGCAGCCGCCGCCTTGAGTTTAGCTAGAGTACAGCGAGAAAGATTACAGCCGATAGTAGCATCAGGAGCGATCGCCCGTAGTTTCTTTGAAGAAAAAGACCAAGCCGTGATTTCAGCTGAGGCGAGGTTGGAACAAGCCAAAGCTAACGCTAAAAATCTCTTGGAAGATAAAGAACAAGCGGTGATTTCGGCGGAAGCGAAACTGGAACAAGCCAAAGCTAACGCCAAAAATCTCTTAGAGGAGAAAGAACAGGCTGTCAAATCGGCGGAAGCGAAACTGGAACAAGCCAAAGCTAACGCTAAAAATCTCTTGGAGGAAAAAGACCAAGGTGTAATTACGGCGGAGGCGAAACTGGAACAAGCTAAAGCCAACGCCAAAAATCTTTTAGAGGAGAAAGAACAAGCGGTGATTGCGGCGGAGGCGAAGCTAGAACAAGCCAAAGCTAACGCCAAAAATCTCCAAGAAGAAAAAGACCAAGCTTTAACAGTGGCGCAAACCAATCTCGCCAAGGCTAGAACCGAGATAAATCCCAATGATGCAAGTGTGACTGTAGCATCGGAAAGAATTAAACAAGAACAAGCCAGAGGTGAAGTTACTTTAGCCGCCTTGAAAAAAGAAAGAGAGACTTTGCTACAACAACGTTTAGAATTTCAAAAACAACTGGACAGAAACCGCAAAGAACTACAACAAGCCGAAAATGACCTAAACCAGAGTGTAGTCCGCGCACCCATCGCCGGGACAGTGCTGCAATTGAATTTGCGTAACCCCGGACAGGTAGTACAAGCGAGTGAGGCGATCGCTCAAATTGCACCTTTAAATGCACCAATACAAATCAAAGCTAACGTCCAGGCACAAGATATCAACAAAGTCAAACCCGGTCAACAAGTCCAAATGCAGGTTTCTGCTTGTCCCTACCCAGACTACGGCACTCTCAAAGGAACAGTCAAAACAATTGCCCCAGATGCCCTACCCGTAGCTAACAATAACCCGCAGACCA